In bacterium, a single window of DNA contains:
- a CDS encoding DegT/DnrJ/EryC1/StrS family aminotransferase codes for MSAQRREFLPFSRPSINEDDIAGVVESLRSGWITTGPKTARFEEEFRAYTGAAHACSLASATAGMHLVLLALGIGEGDEVITPSLTWVSTVNLITLLGARPVFADIDRGTMMITPAGVEPLITEKTRAIVPVHYAGAPADLDGFRALARNHGVHLIEDAAHALGTRFGNELIGSRGTAVFSFHPIKNITTAEGGMVVGDDEELIEKIRVLKFHGLGKDAWQRYSRRGSNQVEVVVPGFKYNMTDLQASLGLTQLPRLEGFNRRREELANRYDRLLADVEEIILPSAPRYPHVHSHHLYIVFLDTDKAGIGRDDFLTRLKERNIGTGIHFRAAHTQQYYREHGFGPGLLPETEWVSERLFSLPFFPEMLDSDVDDAVEAIKDALAEARRP; via the coding sequence ATGAGCGCTCAACGCCGTGAATTTCTCCCCTTCTCCCGCCCCTCCATCAACGAGGACGATATCGCCGGGGTGGTGGAATCGCTCCGCTCCGGCTGGATCACGACCGGCCCCAAGACGGCCCGATTCGAGGAGGAATTCCGGGCCTACACCGGGGCCGCCCACGCCTGTTCCCTGGCCTCGGCCACGGCGGGGATGCACCTGGTCCTGCTGGCCCTGGGCATCGGGGAGGGCGACGAGGTGATCACCCCCTCCCTCACCTGGGTGTCCACCGTCAACCTCATCACCCTGCTGGGGGCGCGGCCGGTCTTCGCCGATATCGACCGGGGCACGATGATGATCACCCCCGCCGGCGTCGAGCCCCTGATCACGGAAAAAACCCGGGCGATCGTCCCCGTCCACTACGCGGGGGCGCCGGCCGACCTCGACGGGTTCCGGGCCCTGGCCCGGAACCACGGGGTGCACTTGATCGAGGACGCCGCCCACGCCCTCGGCACCCGTTTCGGGAACGAGCTGATCGGAAGCCGGGGGACCGCCGTCTTCAGCTTCCACCCCATCAAGAACATCACCACCGCCGAGGGGGGGATGGTGGTCGGCGACGACGAGGAACTGATCGAAAAGATCCGGGTGCTCAAGTTCCACGGGCTGGGGAAAGACGCCTGGCAGCGGTACAGCCGGCGCGGCTCGAACCAGGTGGAAGTGGTCGTTCCCGGGTTCAAATACAACATGACCGATCTGCAGGCCTCGCTGGGCCTGACCCAGCTTCCCCGGCTGGAAGGCTTCAACCGCCGCCGGGAGGAGCTGGCGAACCGGTACGACCGCCTGCTCGCGGACGTGGAGGAGATCATCCTCCCTTCCGCCCCCCGCTACCCCCACGTTCACAGCCACCACCTCTACATCGTGTTCCTCGACACCGACAAGGCCGGGATCGGCCGGGACGACTTTCTCACCCGGCTCAAGGAACGCAACATCGGGACCGGGATCCATTTCCGGGCCGCGCACACCCAGCAGTATTACCGGGAACACGGGTTCGGGCCGGGCCTGCTCCCGGAAACGGAATGGGTCTCCGAACGCCTCTTCTCCCTGCCTTTCTTTCCGGAGATGCTCGACTCCGACGTCGACGACGCCGTGGAGGCGATCAAGGACGCCCTGGCCGAAGCCCGGCGGCCCTGA
- a CDS encoding glycosyltransferase family 39 protein, with amino-acid sequence MTTFRYETMRGSSPTTSFPVWILLLCLATTVFGVAGHGLWTPDEPRAAELVRSMAAPGASWLYPTLAGKPFVEKPPLFFWGAAVSMKNLGPLIGVEGAIRAASALSALLTVLVLWGTARCFLGSARGAAAAAALATSALFFQSGHWIVSDPVLALFVTAAVGLGAAGLERNRAALILAAYASVGAAFLAKGAVAFALIAPPAAALFFLYRRRSPGRGWIHPAGAVLAAAVILAWAVPFKLTGGAEAWKAWFWDNQVGRFLGRTPELGHLRGPFFYLALLPVVCLPWTPVLLGAIFDRGRRRETAAPGTPASRILIVALAWTLGGLLVLSAAGTKRDLYLLPLLPGAAVFVGAFAFRQPRWAGTSLLVLGWILVAAMAGAAVVRLEWTGVGMTVGAGFDPVAAAGALAAAAVLTRSRLGTMPRTAAAAAVFYIVAALVAFPIVDQAKNYKPGIETVLAELPAADAARVCAWDLDETSRGLLGFYGGVTLYDLHDENPLPDQIPALRRALAGEDARFDLMVAMEKREPFPPEGVELDPRRVRAEGRLGLRRRLLVLDCRPDTGKGPHDERSTP; translated from the coding sequence TCTGGATCCTCCTCCTCTGTCTGGCCACCACCGTCTTCGGGGTGGCCGGCCACGGGCTCTGGACCCCCGACGAACCCCGGGCGGCCGAACTGGTGAGAAGCATGGCCGCGCCCGGCGCCTCCTGGCTCTACCCGACCCTGGCGGGGAAACCGTTCGTGGAGAAACCCCCGCTGTTCTTCTGGGGCGCCGCCGTCTCCATGAAGAACCTGGGCCCCCTGATCGGAGTGGAAGGGGCGATCCGGGCGGCATCGGCCCTGAGCGCCCTTCTGACCGTGCTCGTGCTCTGGGGGACGGCCCGCTGCTTTCTCGGGAGCGCCCGGGGGGCGGCGGCGGCCGCGGCCCTGGCCACCTCCGCCCTCTTCTTCCAGTCCGGGCACTGGATCGTCTCCGATCCGGTTCTGGCCCTCTTCGTCACCGCCGCGGTCGGCCTGGGCGCGGCCGGGCTGGAGCGGAACCGCGCGGCCCTGATCCTGGCCGCGTACGCCTCGGTCGGCGCGGCTTTTCTGGCCAAGGGCGCCGTCGCCTTCGCCCTCATCGCCCCCCCGGCGGCGGCCCTGTTCTTTCTCTACCGCCGCCGCAGTCCGGGCCGGGGATGGATCCATCCCGCCGGAGCCGTCCTGGCGGCGGCCGTCATTCTGGCCTGGGCAGTCCCCTTCAAACTGACGGGGGGCGCCGAGGCCTGGAAAGCCTGGTTCTGGGACAACCAGGTGGGCCGGTTCCTGGGGCGGACCCCCGAGCTGGGGCACCTGCGCGGCCCCTTCTTTTACCTGGCGCTGCTGCCGGTGGTCTGCCTTCCCTGGACCCCGGTCCTGCTGGGAGCGATCTTCGACCGGGGGAGGCGGAGGGAAACCGCGGCGCCGGGCACCCCGGCGTCCAGGATCCTGATCGTCGCCCTGGCCTGGACCCTCGGGGGGCTCCTCGTCCTTTCGGCGGCCGGAACCAAGCGCGACCTCTACCTCCTGCCCCTGCTCCCGGGCGCGGCCGTCTTCGTCGGCGCCTTCGCCTTCCGCCAGCCCCGGTGGGCCGGGACCTCGCTCCTGGTCCTGGGGTGGATCCTGGTCGCGGCCATGGCCGGGGCCGCGGTCGTCCGCCTGGAATGGACCGGGGTGGGCATGACCGTCGGCGCCGGGTTCGATCCCGTCGCCGCCGCCGGAGCTCTCGCCGCCGCGGCCGTCCTCACCCGGTCCCGCCTGGGAACGATGCCCCGGACGGCGGCGGCGGCCGCCGTCTTCTACATCGTCGCCGCCCTGGTCGCCTTCCCCATCGTCGATCAGGCCAAAAACTACAAACCGGGGATAGAAACCGTCCTGGCGGAACTTCCGGCCGCAGACGCCGCCCGCGTCTGCGCCTGGGACCTGGACGAGACCAGCCGAGGGCTCCTGGGCTTCTACGGCGGCGTCACCCTCTACGACCTTCACGACGAAAACCCGCTCCCCGACCAGATCCCCGCGCTGCGCCGGGCCCTGGCGGGCGAGGACGCGAGGTTCGATCTGATGGTGGCCATGGAAAAACGCGAGCCGTTCCCCCCCGAGGGCGTCGAGCTCGACCCCCGCCGGGTCCGGGCCGAAGGACGCCTGGGGCTGAGGAGACGGCTGCTGGTACTGGATTGCAGACCCGACACCGGGAAAGGACCGCACGATGAGCGCTCAACGCCGTGA